A genomic segment from Candidatus Eremiobacteraceae bacterium encodes:
- a CDS encoding Fe-S cluster assembly protein SufB, producing MALEEKQLVDKDYKYGFRDQTDSYSFKSRKGIDHDIVEQISQMKNEPQWMREFRHRSLDIFLSKPMPAWAKNEVLEAIDFDDIYYYMRASDREGKTWEDVPEDIKRTFDRLGIPEAERKFLGGVTAQYDSEVVYHSIRKDLEAKGVLFSDMDAGLREHEDIVRKYFAT from the coding sequence ATGGCGCTCGAAGAGAAACAGCTCGTCGACAAAGATTATAAGTACGGCTTCCGCGATCAGACGGATAGCTATTCGTTCAAGTCGCGCAAGGGCATCGATCACGATATCGTCGAGCAGATCTCGCAGATGAAGAACGAGCCGCAGTGGATGCGCGAATTCCGCCATCGCTCGCTCGACATCTTCCTGTCCAAGCCGATGCCGGCATGGGCCAAGAACGAAGTGCTCGAGGCCATCGACTTCGACGACATCTACTATTATATGCGTGCCTCCGACCGCGAGGGCAAGACCTGGGAAGACGTGCCCGAGGATATCAAGCGCACGTTCGACCGTCTCGGCATCCCCGAGGCGGAGCGCAAGTTCTTAGGCGGCGTCACCGCGCAGTACGATTCCGAAGTCGTCTACCACAGCATCCGCAAGGACCTCGAAGCCAAGGGCGTGCTGTTCTCGGACATGGACGCCGGCCTGCGCGAGCACGAGGACATCGTGCGCAAGTATTTCGCGACC
- the sufC gene encoding Fe-S cluster assembly ATPase SufC, with amino-acid sequence MADVILEVRDLHVKVGDNEIIRGIDLTIERGTVHALMGPNGSGKSTLSLVLMGHPKYAVTQGDVIFQGRSILELPPNERSLAGMFLAFQYPSSVPGVSVANFMRNTLMARHKGDAPLTPAKFKALLDNAAAKLKIETKVLGRYVNDGFSGGEKKRLEMLQMLVLQPTLAILDETDSGLDIDALRIIAQGIEAQRSPEHSILLITHYQRILNYVKPDKVHVLVKGRIVKEGGPELAQELERTGYDPIIKELAAV; translated from the coding sequence ATGGCTGACGTCATCCTCGAGGTCAGGGACCTCCACGTCAAGGTCGGCGACAACGAGATCATACGCGGCATCGACCTCACGATCGAGCGCGGCACGGTCCACGCCCTGATGGGCCCCAACGGCTCAGGCAAGAGCACGCTTTCGCTGGTCCTCATGGGCCATCCCAAGTATGCGGTCACGCAAGGCGACGTCATCTTCCAGGGCCGCAGCATCCTGGAGCTGCCCCCCAACGAGCGCTCGCTGGCCGGCATGTTCTTGGCCTTCCAATACCCGTCGTCGGTGCCCGGCGTGAGCGTCGCCAATTTCATGCGCAACACGCTGATGGCGCGCCACAAGGGCGATGCCCCGCTGACGCCCGCCAAGTTCAAAGCGCTGCTCGACAACGCGGCCGCCAAGCTCAAGATCGAGACCAAGGTGCTGGGCCGCTACGTCAACGACGGCTTCTCGGGCGGCGAGAAGAAACGGCTCGAGATGCTGCAGATGCTCGTGCTGCAGCCCACCCTCGCGATCCTCGATGAGACGGATTCGGGACTTGACATCGACGCGCTGCGCATCATCGCGCAAGGCATCGAAGCCCAACGGTCGCCCGAGCATTCGATCCTGCTCATCACGCACTACCAGCGCATCCTCAACTACGTGAAGCCCGACAAAGTGCACGTGCTCGTCAAAGGACGCATCGTCAAAGAGGGCGGGCCGGAGCTCGCGCAGGAGCTCGAGCGCACCGGTTACGACCCGATCATCAAAGAATTGGCAGCGGTGTAA
- a CDS encoding helix-turn-helix domain-containing protein: MREASFFQSTRGRIVESLQRRGPQTVAELAAGHELTNNAIRQHLARLERDGLVVEATERRGPTKPSLVFSLTAEGRRLFPQRYSTLLNAVLEEIGATQGREKVKEIFHSIGQRSARKYARRFEGKGLQERVAELTAILREQGVVADYESAPDGFVLREHTCPFRDTVATNPEVCSVVHALMEEVLPAKAEQRLSIARGDDTCEFAIPATGGK; this comes from the coding sequence ATGCGAGAAGCAAGCTTTTTCCAATCGACGCGCGGACGGATCGTCGAGTCGCTGCAGCGCCGCGGTCCCCAGACCGTCGCGGAGCTGGCGGCCGGCCACGAGCTCACGAACAACGCCATCCGCCAGCATCTGGCGCGGCTTGAGCGCGACGGGCTGGTCGTCGAAGCTACCGAGCGCCGTGGACCCACCAAACCCAGCCTCGTGTTCTCTTTGACCGCCGAGGGCCGCCGTCTGTTCCCGCAACGGTACAGCACGCTGCTCAACGCGGTGCTCGAGGAGATCGGCGCGACGCAGGGCCGCGAGAAGGTCAAAGAGATCTTCCATAGCATCGGTCAGCGCTCGGCCCGCAAGTACGCGCGGCGCTTCGAGGGCAAGGGCCTACAGGAGCGGGTCGCCGAGCTGACGGCCATCCTGCGCGAGCAGGGCGTGGTGGCTGACTACGAGTCCGCGCCAGACGGCTTTGTGCTGCGCGAGCACACCTGCCCCTTCCGCGACACGGTTGCGACCAACCCCGAAGTGTGCTCGGTCGTCCACGCGCTCATGGAAGAGGTCCTACCCGCCAAAGCCGAACAGCGCCTGTCGATCGCCCGCGGCGACGACACCTGCGAATTCGCCATCCCCGCAACCGGAGGCAAATGA